A genomic segment from Brevibacillus marinus encodes:
- a CDS encoding DUF4258 domain-containing protein, which yields MEALLSIKECTICESRAAYWRHSQEKYLKKAELELARFQKQFKAKKARLLLTEHAEIRQWQRAFSFANVREAILNGFPIYRYYNSPLREVKILVMSYVKTGTREYRPMHVVVGFHERTPEIWTVITVYDPSVDKQKQWNDRYDQKICFCDETCDETLV from the coding sequence ATGGAAGCACTCCTTTCCATTAAAGAATGCACGATCTGTGAGAGTCGCGCTGCTTATTGGCGGCACTCGCAGGAAAAATACTTGAAAAAAGCCGAGCTTGAATTAGCCCGGTTCCAAAAACAATTTAAAGCAAAAAAAGCCCGCCTATTGTTGACTGAACATGCTGAAATACGTCAATGGCAACGGGCTTTTTCTTTTGCCAACGTACGGGAAGCCATTCTAAATGGTTTCCCGATCTATCGTTACTACAACAGTCCACTTAGGGAAGTCAAAATTCTCGTGATGTCTTATGTAAAAACTGGAACAAGAGAGTATCGTCCGATGCACGTCGTAGTGGGTTTCCATGAGCGAACGCCGGAGATATGGACGGTTATCACTGTTTATGACCCGAGCGTTGATAAGCAAAAACAGTGGAATGATCGATATGATCAAAAAATCTGTTTTTGCGATGAAACATGCGATGAAACACTCGTATAA